AAGTACCGGTGATGGTGCTTGCAGCATCTACTCAAAATATTTGTAGAACTTAACATATGATGTAATATGTTTTCTGGCTATTGTTTTTGCAATACAACCTTATTTGATTCAAAAAATCGAATGCCCGGAAAATTATAAGAAAGTCCTTAAGCATGCTCTACTCTGCATTACGGACTAGGTTTCATGAATAAGAATTAAGATACTATGATAAATAACAAAGTCTTACGTACGACTTCTAATTCTACATAATGCAACTAATTAATAATGTCCGCATATGGATCCTTTGCTAAAAAGTACAACTCTTGCAAGTGAGAAATCTTGGAGTCAAATGCATGCATACAAATCATCCGATGAAATTCATAAGTTGTGCACTTGAAATTTATCGAAAAAGCAGGGATGCAAACATTCTTACCCATAGGCCGTAGTCGATCTATAAATCGATGTATTATGGCTGCAAGAGTTATGAGGCTCTCAAAGAGATGGAACAAAATCGGGTTACGAGAGGCATCACAATTATATATCGATCGGACATTCATTTTGGGGATAGAATTGTGGGAATTATGGGGTTTAGGATACCATAATGGTATGTCAGTGAATGAGTGATGGATCAATTTCATTAGTAATTTACAGAGAAATAATGTTGTAAACGGCTGAAATGCTTCAtaactaaaccctaaaccttcACTGTATAAATGCATTTTAAGAAGGAGGCATGAAATTTATATGTAGGAAGTAGAAAGAAGAAATTAGGATAGTGAATGATAGATATATGATCGAGGGGTGACATAGAATCATATATAGGGCAAAATTTAAGGGATAAAGTGCAAATGAAAGAATCCTTGGCcagaaaacatatatacacTACTGACTACTGTCATGAATGATATGATATCTGCAGTCCTTTAAGCTACGGAGCACGCGCCCCCAAATAAATGCCAAATTAAAGCCAATAAATAACAAATGTGTTGTCATGCTTTCTCGGGCTTTCATATGCTTGTCATGTAACAACAGTGTATAGGATCATCATCGATCAAAAGCTTCATCATTCTTTGCCACTCCCTATTCTCATTTTTGTACCTTCCTAACCGTCCCAATTCTTAGTCCTTCCTCGCACgcaatatacatatatatatatacatatatatatatatacacacacacacacagcaCCATAGCAATATATGTGGTCACTGGTCCTTAAAACAACGAGACCTTTCTGGGTTCTGGTCATTATTATCTAGCTTGCAACAGCAACAGAAAAGAGTgacatttcatttttttgtttgtgttgGAGAAAATACTAAAAAAAGTTATAATCTAGCTGTTGCATATAGGTTTCTGCATGCTCATGAAAGTGTATGAAGATGCACCTTCCTGTTTTATACCAAAGTTTATTAGGCAAATAGAaatcatataatatatgtaaatacatacatacaatacATTCAATCTCTCCTTGAATTCAACCAGAACTTGCAGCAGTCTCATTCCTCCCTAGCTAGCTAAGCTTTCTTTCTTGATAATCCTGACTGCTGTACATCTCCCTCTGTCTTTCTCTCAACTCAACTTTTGCAGATTTGCATAATTTGTTTGATATTGACAGTATCATCATGAAGATTTCCTTTCCTTATCATGCATTTACATGCagggctctctctctctctctctctctctctctctctgagaaGCGAAGCCAATTAGGTAGGCAATTAGCCAAGCCCTATAGGCCAAGGTGCATGTGGGTTTTTGTTGCTTTGCTCCACAATAGTCTCAGTCTTGTTTCTTTGATCAACTTTAAGACTTTGATTTGGCAGTGAAGCTTATTATCTGTTCCCCCCTCTTATCCAAAATCTGGGTTTGCTTACCTCATAATCGAGTCTCAGCCGCTGTGGTACACCCCTTTTCTTTCGGGTAATAATAGTTTGGCTCTTATTTTCCTCTCCCATATCTCCCAAGATCACACACATCAGAATATCATATTATTCCATCTCTCTCTACCTAGCTATCTCTAGGCTAGCTCTACTACTAGTACTACCAGTGTCACTTTCTTTCTATTAAGTCTTGGACAGAGACATGCAACTACATAGAGCTTTACCCTAGCCACAAGTCTTGCCCTTTTTACAAACTATTTACTACACGCATGTGCATTTTCTCTTAGAATTGTTGTACCTCCCACATTGCCTGCTACTGCCCATGCTTTATTCTGTTACATGTATATACCAATAATTTTTGATGCCTTCTCATGGattgtatacatatatatgcctCCTGCTCAAGTATATGAATGTAGCTAGgttactagctagctagggtcACATCTGCTGCATGGACCCCAAAATTGATGCATCTCATCACTCACTTGGGATTTCAGGTTTGGCATGGTAAACAAGAATTTTGGTTGGACCATTTACCAGTTTTACGTACTCACTGCATGTTGTGTTCAAGCTAGCCTATAATGCACGAGTACGGGTACGAAATATGAAATATGTGTATGGCATGATATGAGATACGTGTTTTTCTAAAATGTAGTGTTTGAtacgttttgtaaaataatttttaatatatatataatagtttttagtttgagtttttaatttttgggCATATAAGCCCAAGACCCGAGCCCAAGGCCCGAGCCATTTCCTTTctccctcttttcttcttctcattcctttcttttttcttctcttcttcttcattctacttttcttctctcttcccgACGCAGCAACACAGCTGCAGACTTTGACCAGCTGCgccgccgccttccggccacgTCATTCTACTAAAACCCTTCCGGCCACGTCAGAGCACGCCACCACCGCCATTTTCTCTCCTTCGACGAGTTCTATACAACCCAGTCCTTGCATGTTGGATTCGAGCCACGTTCCGGCGAGATTGAATTCAAGACAGCGACGCCGGCGAGCTTCTTGGCGTGTTCATGGAGCTCCGACGATCCAATGTCCTTCCCTTTGGTAATCTCGGTAACCTCTATTCCATTTTCAGTCAAGGATACATGTATGCAGCGTATCCGGCCCATACTCGTATCAGATACGGGTACGATATAGTCATTCCTCTTTTATAACGTATCCGTGTATCATAGATGCTACCCCGTCTTTCTGCGTTTACACTTGGTTTGGTGGGTGAAATAATTTCTCTTAATTTGACTGGATCAGAGCACCACAAAAACCAGTCTCAAAGTTCGGCTGGAGTCTGAGTTGATGATTTGTTTTAGGTGTTTTTGATGCAAGGAGAGAAAAATTACAGGTAATGATCGACAACTGCAAGTACGTGGACAATACACAACAAGGTATAGATTAATGTCATTAGATAGAGTGGCCTAATATTTGATTCTCACTATTTATTAACTTAACAGTAATACTGACTGACATGAAAAATAAGGAACATTATATTTCATATCTATGGTGCATTGTGGCTTATTCCTAATGGTTATAGGCATAGCACAATCCTGGTCATGGACTCATGGACACAAACCGCAAATCATGCCTTGCTTGTACCTGATCAAGTCTCGCAGGTCCATAACATATAAAGGAGATTAacataaaatttaataatCAAATTTACCTCTAAACTCGGTAATTTTGCAGTTAGAGAGTGAAGAAACACAGAAAAGGTCATAATAAAACTTCAAAATCCCTAGTTGGTTGTTTTACCAATTCAAACTTTCAAAGTCATCGAAAGCCTGTaaccaaaaagaagaagttacAAAAATAATTCATCTCTGGTGACATCAAAATTCAAAGAGGGTATGAGTTCAATCTAGCTTCGAAGTAGGAACGAACCAGTTAATTAACTGATTGCTGTATTCGGTTACCCCAGTTTTGAAGTATAGATGAAAAGATTCAGTCATTCAGATTAACCAATTCCATCCTTTATTGGAAACCGCGATTCAAATAAAGCAATAACCACAAATTATACTTGTTTTCTagttctagctagctagctcatGGTGTACGTAcgtttatatataaatatgataCGTACAGATAACGACGATTGAAAACACAGATCTGATAATCCCATCCTCAGTTCTTCACACATCATACACGAAGAACCCCCAAGGAAATTCGAATTCAATGTCACTAAAATAAATTAGAAGTCACATTCCACGCTTCGTGTGCAACCAGAGTTGGTATTTCGCCATGGACTCGATCGACCAACAAAACTGAAGGTGACCAAGGAGGCAAAGGTTCTCCGGTTGACAACAATGAGTCACAATGTAATGTGCTGTGTGCAGGTCTTTGAGATTGGACATCGGAAACATTTTCTCCTAAATCTGAACTCAGGGTTTGTAGTGCTGAATTTATAAGTACTCGTATAGAAGAGCCATGTCGCAACTCATTTCAATCTGGCAATTGAAAGCGTTAGTTTACAACCGCATTTTGCCTATCATTAGTAAATCAGTGACCAATTGACCATAAGTAAATGTGATTTCTAAAGCAGCGAATTATAGAAGTCGATTTCTTTTACTTGATCGGTAATTAATTTCAAAAGAGTTTACAAGAGTAGAAATGGTGAATAATTTCTAGTCTAGTTTTATTATTTGTACAATACGACCATCTAACACAAGTTTACCAGAACACCTTACACGACTCCACTATACAAATAAAGACTAATGTTTCAATCGGCCTACATATCTCATAGCAATTTCATGCAAATTACTAATTTTCTTGATGCTTCGTTTGCTCTGCTCCCTCTCCCTTGGCTTAATTCAATAAAAAGTCTCGGGTGGACAAGCAAACAAATGGAAGGCAATCAATACTTCATAGTAACTAAAGCACAAGGCGCAACCCatctaagaaaaagaaatgttAAAAGGACTTACATATGCAGTCATACAGACCAGACACTAGTAATAGTAAAGTTAAGCTTTTTGCAGACACATATATGACTACTTAGAACCCAAGAAACTCATTTCAATCCCACAATGGAATAGCAATACACTCAATTGGTCGTATATTTATCACGGGAATATAGAAGCCATAAACACCAAGCTCAAGTTGATAATCCAATATATAGTACAACTCACCAATGCTTCAAACTCATCAAATCGATAATGCTAACCTGATTATGCCAACCTTATACGTACAGGAGTAATCacatcccaaaaaaaaaaaggccaaAGAAACCTGTAGTCTTCTGCAAAAAGGTGAGACTTGTGTCATCACTGACTTTGCCTTTGCGGCTTTGCCTCTTCCTCTGAACATCAGCTACGCAAACATGTACATATTACTCGTGACAAAAGAATAAACCAAAGCATCGGAAACGCCTATTTAGTAGACAATTAAAATCCATTCAGATCCAAATGCAGCTCTCCAGCAAAAAAATGGGACAATATAGCAGAACTTTATCCGACAGTGAATCCAAACCAACTAGCTGCCCAGATTCCCCCTGCCCCTTCCATGGTTCCACTTACTTCCAAATCCGCGTCCTCTCCAAGTTGTGTCGCGAGGCTCTGAGCGGCTGTAACTTCTATAAGAGGGTTGACTTGATTCTAGATTATCTCCTCTTCTAGTTGATTGTCTCCTTGGACGAGGTTCATTTCTAGGAGAGTGTGACCTATAACCATTGTCCTCTTCATAGGACAATGCCTGAATGTCTTGCAAATCAGGTTCTGGAGTAAACCACACTGGCCTCTTGGATTCATCCATTCTTCTGAATGTGATTGATATACTAAAAGAACAGTGAAGGGGTAAATATTCTGAACCAAGTCATTAGTACAATTAATCTATGAAGACAGGCACACAGTGCTTACCGCTTTGTAGGTACTGCAGGCACACAGTGCTTAGCCACATCAGCGCCTCTTCCATTTAAAACCAGAACAGACCTGTGGTGAAAATGGGTAACTATCAAGATAAAAAATTCATAGGAATGTTGATGCAAATGTGAAAAGTCGATAACATTATGTTCAGTAGCAAGCAACAGGTACATGATGAGGCTAAACAAGGACAGCTAAAGCACAGATATACAGGAAAGCATACTTACCCAACTGGCAAGGGGATTCTAAGTGGGCCCTCAAACTCACCAGCATCAATAACCCTTAAGTTTGTTCCAAAGAGTATATTGCACTCGCTAAGAAATGACACAGTACAGAACGGTCGAACAAAGTCATGGTTGTCGATGTGTGGAGGTATACAGTCCCCTTcctcatatatgttgacaatGCAACTATCAGGTATACATGTCGGAGGAAGCACATGCCATCTAACTAGCCTTCTaatgatcaccttaaaaaggcTGGGTAAAGGATCTACCATTTCATTCTGGAGGATACCAGGTGGATTACCATTTTTATCCTGCAACCAGAAGAGAACATAGAAGCAACATGTGAAATTTAGTCACACTTCATAGTTCTTTTAAACACAATTTTCTACCTATTATTGTTTGTTATTTGAGGCCCTTCTGTAATTATAGATATACTCACAATCACAGTCATCATGtacatttcacaaatataatGACATACATCAAAAATACATACCACTGCATAATTGTAGCAACAGCCAAACTGAATTGTTACACGACCCTTGCCCTTCATCCACTTCCGTGGTGCCGTAAAAGTTCGTGCTGCAAGAAGTTAATAGTTAGCAAACAGCATGTACGTATTACAGCTAAGGACAAGAAATCCGTACATGAGAACAGAACGGGAAGCAAAATCTAAAGAAATGTTGAGAGTATGAATCAAGTCTATATTAGAATCCACCAAAGAGCTAGATAGAAAAtattaatgaaatatataaaaaaccaATCATGCCATTTATGCATGTGCTACATATCAGTAGCTTAAGAAAATCTATTATTCTGGATGAGATTAATATCTGTCTATCGAAGACAACTAAAAGGTTATATTGGGAAGAAAATAGACCCAAGAAAGATAAAAGTTGAATAAGTAGTATTCATCTCAACAACCAATAGGGGTACTAGACACCATATTATAGTAGTGCTAAGTTGCTCTATCAGATATATTTTTAACTTGATAGATAAAGCTTATGTCTCAAATTGCCATCCCTACAAGGCCAAATTATCAAGTTATAGATACTAGTACCCAACGATGTTACCTTCTGTTATCAGTCACTTAAAAAAGCTCATAAAGAAGGCGTAAGCATCAATGTATCTTACAAGATGATATGCTGATAATCAAAGGGAAGTCAACTCACCTTTCAATTCGCCGTTTCTGCCCTTCTGTTCGAGGTCATAAACATAATCAACTATCCTCTTCTGTTCCGCTGCACTGAAGATACCAGTATGAAGCTCCAGCCCCTCAACAACGTTAACATACTTCCCATTCACCCTCTCAAGGGATTCAAAatctttcttcctcttcacACTCATGAACCTAATGTGCTCCCTCTGCTCCCTCGGCAACGTAGACTTTGTCATCCTCAAGTCACCAGCAGAGGCATCAACATGAACCGGCTGCTTATTCaactcctcctcttcctccagCTCGTCTTCCTGCGCCATGTCGGCCCAGGACATTTTAGAATTCGAAGTCTCTACAGAACGGGGTCTCGACGCCACATCACTGGTAGAAGCTTCCCGGTAAGGTTCCGATATCCCATCGGCGCCGTCCTTCCAACTGCCTAGCGAGTCGTAGTTATCATCATATTCATCATCCCCATTACCACTAGCCTCCTGCAAATCCGTGCTCTTTGGTGTCGAATTACTCAAATTCTCATCCGGATTAGACAACTTAGAATCACTGCTAGCTTCTACAAAATCCATCGCAGTAAAATTCACTCACAACAGCTACAAAATTCAACTTAACAGTAACAATTACTTCAAACACATCAATAAAAAAGTAGAGAATTTCCTTTTATGTATAAATAATTTCGCTGTTTTCAGAATTCAATTGTTTACTGTTCATATTCGGATTATTCTTCCAGATTGAAACAATTAAGTAGAGAACAAAGATTGAGGATTTAGAAATATATGGACAATTACCTGGGCCGAGGGATCGGACGCGATCGGCGAGAGCGGTGGCGCAGCGGCGGCAGAGATCTCTGGTGAGGAAGGGGAGCCACGTGGTGAGGAATTCGGAGGCGATTCGGAGCTCCGAGGGCTGGTAACCGACGAGGAACGGGTCGAGGGGTTTGTTGGCGCCGTCGGTCATGGTATTGACTCGGTTGGCGCCAGCGAGTCGAATCGGGCGAGTTTGGATTTTGCTTGGAGTGTCAGAGAGTGGGGCTTGTTTTTGTGGAGGTTGGAATCACAAGTTTGGGTGAGTATTGGGGATGTGGAGGTCATATGTGAGACTGTGGCGGGGTGTATGAGGAATTTCGAGTGAAGAAGACGATATACCTTCCCCTCGAATCCAGTTTGGGTTTGGATAAAGACTTCGAACAGTTCTCCTGTCTGGAAGACTTGACCAACTCACAGAAATTTCCCTTTTCTATTTGTCATTGTCGGAAATTTTCTGTTGTAGTTAGCAGGGTGGCCACGGGATGAGACTAATTCCATGTATCGTCGTACTTATTAAGATTGTGACAATATTTGTGTTTTTAAAAGTTCGTCTCACTCAAGATTAATTCCGTCAGGATCGGAATGAGATCGGGTCTATCTCAC
This genomic interval from Argentina anserina chromosome 1, drPotAnse1.1, whole genome shotgun sequence contains the following:
- the LOC126782487 gene encoding RNA demethylase ALKBH9B isoform X2 codes for the protein MTDGANKPLDPFLVGYQPSELRIASEFLTTWLPFLTRDLCRRCATALADRVRSLGPEASSDSKLSNPDENLSNSTPKSTDLQEASGNGDDEYDDNYDSLGSWKDGADGISEPYREASTSDVASRPRSVETSNSKMSWADMAQEDELEEEEELNKQPVHVDASAGDLRMTKSTLPREQREHIRFMSVKRKKDFESLERVNGKYVNVVEGLELHTGIFSAAEQKRIVDYVYDLEQKGRNGELKARTFTAPRKWMKGKGRVTIQFGCCYNYAVDKNGNPPGILQNEMVDPLPSLFKVIIRRLVRWHVLPPTCIPDSCIVNIYEEGDCIPPHIDNHDFVRPFCTVSFLSECNILFGTNLRVIDAGEFEGPLRIPLPVGSVLVLNGRGADVAKHCVPAVPTKR
- the LOC126782487 gene encoding RNA demethylase ALKBH9B isoform X1, encoding MTDGANKPLDPFLVGYQPSELRIASEFLTTWLPFLTRDLCRRCATALADRVRSLGPEASSDSKLSNPDENLSNSTPKSTDLQEASGNGDDEYDDNYDSLGSWKDGADGISEPYREASTSDVASRPRSVETSNSKMSWADMAQEDELEEEEELNKQPVHVDASAGDLRMTKSTLPREQREHIRFMSVKRKKDFESLERVNGKYVNVVEGLELHTGIFSAAEQKRIVDYVYDLEQKGRNGELKARTFTAPRKWMKGKGRVTIQFGCCYNYAVDKNGNPPGILQNEMVDPLPSLFKVIIRRLVRWHVLPPTCIPDSCIVNIYEEGDCIPPHIDNHDFVRPFCTVSFLSECNILFGTNLRVIDAGEFEGPLRIPLPVGSVLVLNGRGADVAKHCVPAVPTKRISITFRRMDESKRPVWFTPEPDLQDIQALSYEEDNGYRSHSPRNEPRPRRQSTRRGDNLESSQPSYRSYSRSEPRDTTWRGRGFGSKWNHGRGRGNLGS